The sequence below is a genomic window from Leptospira dzoumogneensis.
TGCAAGGTTCTGCTGTATTTTCCGAGTCTTTCTACAATGATACATTCCTGAGCGGAAACAATTCTCAAAGAACGATACAGTTTATATGCGAAGTAGAGTAAAAACCCGAGCCAGAATATCGATAAAAATACTGAAACAAACATATTGGTATTACTCCTTCTCCGAATCCAGTCCTGGGAATTTGTTGGTCACCTTAGAGATACCTTCAAAGAAACCGACCACGTTTGCCATCTCTGTAGGAAGAACTGTGGTTTTTGATTTTTCTAGGATAATACCTAAACCAGCCAAATAATCCTCAGTGATCTGAAGATTCACTGCTTCTGTTCCGCCTTCATTTGCAGTCGCATCGGAGATAAGTTTGATCCCTTTTGCTTTTGCTTGGGCGATAAATTCGATCTCTTTGGCTTTACCTTCCGCCTCGTTTACCTTTTTGATCTTTTCACCTTCGGACAAGTTGATCGCTTCCTGTCTTTCTCCCATGGAACGATTGATCCTAGAAGCTTTCTCACCTTCAGAGATAGTAATCTCGGCACGTTTTACACGTTCCGCTTTTACTTGTTCTTCCATTTCATGAAGAATTTCTTTAGGCGGGGAAATGTTTTTGATCTCGTAACGAGTTACCTTGATTCCCCAAGGATCTGTTGCCTCGTCCAATGCTCGAACCACGTTTGCATTGATATCATCTCTTTCGGAGAATGTATGATCCAATACCAATTTACCTATCTCGGAACGAAGAGTAGTTTGGGCCAACTGAATGGTTGCACTTCTAAAGTTCTCGATCTCGTAAGAAGCTTTGTAGGGGTCCATAACTTTGATGTACAGAATACCATCCACCAAAATGGAAACGTTGTCCTTAGTGATACAAGTCTGAGGAGGAATATCGATTGCGATCTCTTTCAGAAGTTGTTTGTATCTGATCTGGTCAATGATCGGGATCAAAAAATGAAACCCTGCACCGAGTGCTCCACGGAACACTCCAAGTCTTTCCACAACAAAACAATAGTTTTGGGGAACTACAATACAAGTCTTCATTATGAGATAGATTGCTGCTATAAAGATCAGCGTAAAAAATAGAAATGGGTCCATTTTGTAAGTTTCTAACTCCTATTTATTAATGATTAAATTTCAGGAAGCTCGATCGGCTCCACGACAAATGTAAGATTTTCTCTCTCCAATATTCTGGCTCTTTTTCCGGCAGGGATACGTTTGGATTTGCTGATCGCATCCCATTCAGTTCCTTGGAATACGACCCTTCCACCTTTCCGTTCTACAAGAATATCTTTGGAAACTAAAACGATCCTTCCCGGACCTTCTTCCGGATTGAGAGTCGCTCTTTCGGAAGAAGAAGGGAAAAATTTTCGAAGGAAACTCCCTCCTATCCAGATCAGAATTCCTGAAAGTGCCGCCCAGACGAT
It includes:
- a CDS encoding stomatin-like protein; protein product: MDPFLFFTLIFIAAIYLIMKTCIVVPQNYCFVVERLGVFRGALGAGFHFLIPIIDQIRYKQLLKEIAIDIPPQTCITKDNVSILVDGILYIKVMDPYKASYEIENFRSATIQLAQTTLRSEIGKLVLDHTFSERDDINANVVRALDEATDPWGIKVTRYEIKNISPPKEILHEMEEQVKAERVKRAEITISEGEKASRINRSMGERQEAINLSEGEKIKKVNEAEGKAKEIEFIAQAKAKGIKLISDATANEGGTEAVNLQITEDYLAGLGIILEKSKTTVLPTEMANVVGFFEGISKVTNKFPGLDSEKE
- a CDS encoding NfeD family protein — encoded protein: MDFLQDGHNLSYLWIASGILLMLLELFVPGTFVFFLGLSAAIIGSISYFFEIGFWTQAIVWAALSGILIWIGGSFLRKFFPSSSERATLNPEEGPGRIVLVSKDILVERKGGRVVFQGTEWDAISKSKRIPAGKRARILERENLTFVVEPIELPEI